A window from Pseudoliparis swirei isolate HS2019 ecotype Mariana Trench chromosome 17, NWPU_hadal_v1, whole genome shotgun sequence encodes these proteins:
- the LOC130207628 gene encoding calpain-1 catalytic subunit-like isoform X2, translating to MYPSGGMSATIQANRLRAEGMGSKEQAIHFSNQDYEALKQECLESGCLFEDSYFPCEPPSLGFKELAPHSSKTRDVEWMRPTELKDDPQFIVGGATRTDICQGALGDCWLLAAIGSLTLNERLLHRVVPHGQSFQDDYAGIFHFQFWQFGEWVDVVIDDRLPVKDGELMFVHSAEGNEFWSALLEKAYAKLSGSYEALSGGSTTEGFEDFTGGVSEMYELRSAPKDLHRIIGKAVKRGSLLGCSIDITSAFDMEAVTFKKLVKGHAYSVTGLKEVNFQGNMERLIRIRNPWGQVEWTGAWSDNSPEWDEIDPSEQEDLHLKMEDGEFWMSFDEFKRQFSRLEICNLTPDALSEDGLGHWNTNKFYGAWRRGSTAGGCRNHANTFWINPQYKITLLEEDDDPEDDEVSCSFLVALMQKDRRKYRCHGQDMHTIGFALYEIPEEYKGCQNVHLKKDFFLKHSSCARSETFINLREVSTRLRLPPGEYLIVPSTFAPSQEADFVLRVFTEKQSETQELDDEISADLGDDDEITEDDIDDSFKSMFAQLAGEDMEISIHELQTILNRVVSRHKDLKTDGFSMESCRTMINLMDKDGSARLGLVEFQILWNKIRKWLVIFRDFDLDKSGAMSSYEMRLAVEAAGFKLNNRLNQILVARYAENEMVDFDNFICCLVKLEAMFRSFQQFDKEGSGEAEINVTEWLYLTMCC from the exons ATGTATCCAAGCGGAGGGATGTCTGCCACCATACAGGCCAACAGGCTACGAGCGGAAGGCATGGGCTCCAAGGAGCAGGCCATACACTTCTCCAACCAGGACTACGAGGCGCTGAAGCAGGAATGTTTGGAGTCCGGCTGCCTGTTCGAAGACTCTTATTTCCCCTGTGAGCCTCCATCCCTGGGCTTCAAGGAGCTCGCCCCCCATTCCTCCAAAACGAGGGATGTGGAGTGGATGAGGCCCACG GAACTGAAAGACGATCCTCAGTTCATTGTGGGTGGTGCCACTAGAACTGACATCTGTCAGGGAGCGCTGG GCGACTGCTGGCTCTTAGCCGCCATCGGCTCTCTCACCCTGAATGAGAGGCTTCTTCACCGGGTTGTCCCTCATGGCCAGTCCTTCCAAGATGATTATGCTGGAATCTTCCACTTTCAG TTCTGGCAGTTCGGCGAATGGGTAGATGTTGTGATAGACGACAGACTGCCTGTCAAAGACGGCGAGCTCATGTTTGTCCATTCTGCTGAGGGCAACGAATTCTGGAGTGCCCTCCTAGAGAAAGCTTACGCCAA GCTGAGTGGCTCCTACGAGGCTCTGTCCGGAGGAAGCACCACCGAAGGGTTCGAGGACTTCACAGGTGGTGTGTCTGAGATGTACGAGCTCCGCAGTGCTCCCAAAGATCTGCACAGGATAATAGGCAAAGCCGTGAAGAGAGGCTCTCTGCTGGGCTGCTCCATCGAT ATCACCAGCGCCTTCGACATGGAAGCTGTTACATTCAAGAAGCTTGTGAAGGGCCACGCCTACTCAGTCACTGGACTGAAGGAG GTTAATTTCCAAGGCAACATGGAACGCCTCATCCGAATACGTAATCCTTGGGGTCAGGTGGAGTGGACCGGTGCCTGGAGTGACAA ttctcctgAGTGGGATGAGATTGACCCGTCCGAACAAGAGGATCTGCACCTGAAGATGGAAGACGGGGAGTTTTG gATGTCTTTCGATGAATTCAAAAGGCAGTTTTCTCGGCTAGAGATCTGTAACTTGACTCCTGACGCTCTGAGCGAGGACGGTCTCGGCCACTGGAACACCAACAAGTTCTACGGCGCGTGGAGAAGAGGCAGCACCGCCGGAGGCTGCAGGAACCATGCCA ACACGTTTTGGATCAACCCTCAGTACAAGATCACGTTgctggaggaggatgatgacccAGAGGATGACGAGGTGTCGTGCAGTTTTCTAGTAGCTCTCATGCAGAAGGACCGCCGCAAATACCGGTGCCATGGCCAAGACATGCACACTATCGGCTTTGCTCTTTATGAG ATTCCAGAAGAG TACAAAGGCTGCCAGAATGTCCATTTGAAGAAAGATTTCTTTTTGAAACATTCATCGTGCGCTCGCTCTGAGACCTTCATAAACCTGCGAGAGGTGAGCACGCGGCTCCGTCTGCCCCCCGGAGAGTACCTCATCGTGCCCTCCACCTTTGCCCCCAGTCAGGAGGCTGACTTTGTCCTCAGAGTCTTCACTGAGAAGCAATCAGAAACACA AGAACTGGATGATGAAATCTCCGCTGATTTAGGAGATGAT GATGAAATAACTGAAGACGACATTGATGACTCTTTTAAGTCCATGTTCGCCCAGCTAGCAGGAGAG GACATGGAGATTTCTATTCACGAGCTTCAGACCATTCTAAACCGAGTCGTCTCCAGGC ACAAAGATCTAAAGACCGATGGCTTCAGTATGGAGTCATGCAGGACCATGATTAACCTGATGGAC AAAGATGGTAGTGCCCGTTTAGGGCTGGTGGAGTTCCAGATCCTCTGGAACAAAATCCGAAAGTGGCTg GTCATTTTTAGAGATTTTGACCTCGACAAGTCAGGGGCCATGAGCTCATATGAGATGCGTCTCGCTGTGGAGGCAGCAG GTTTTAAACTGAATAACAGACTGAACCAGATTCTGGTGGCCCGGTATGCAGAGAACGAGATGGTTGACTTTGACAACTTCATCTGCTGCCTGGTCAAGCTTGAAGCCATGTTTA GGTCTTTCCAGCAGTTTGACAAGGAGGGATCAGGAGAGGCTGAAATAAATGTCACAGAG TGGCTTTACCTGACAATGTGTTGTTGA
- the LOC130207628 gene encoding calpain-1 catalytic subunit-like isoform X1 → MYPSGGMSATIQANRLRAEGMGSKEQAIHFSNQDYEALKQECLESGCLFEDSYFPCEPPSLGFKELAPHSSKTRDVEWMRPTELKDDPQFIVGGATRTDICQGALGDCWLLAAIGSLTLNERLLHRVVPHGQSFQDDYAGIFHFQFWQFGEWVDVVIDDRLPVKDGELMFVHSAEGNEFWSALLEKAYAKLSGSYEALSGGSTTEGFEDFTGGVSEMYELRSAPKDLHRIIGKAVKRGSLLGCSIDVSAAHAGTAPRGSMLHHLEQTNSIKSLSIYFRVIQCSDHAFISLQITSAFDMEAVTFKKLVKGHAYSVTGLKEVNFQGNMERLIRIRNPWGQVEWTGAWSDNSPEWDEIDPSEQEDLHLKMEDGEFWMSFDEFKRQFSRLEICNLTPDALSEDGLGHWNTNKFYGAWRRGSTAGGCRNHANTFWINPQYKITLLEEDDDPEDDEVSCSFLVALMQKDRRKYRCHGQDMHTIGFALYEIPEEYKGCQNVHLKKDFFLKHSSCARSETFINLREVSTRLRLPPGEYLIVPSTFAPSQEADFVLRVFTEKQSETQELDDEISADLGDDDEITEDDIDDSFKSMFAQLAGEDMEISIHELQTILNRVVSRHKDLKTDGFSMESCRTMINLMDKDGSARLGLVEFQILWNKIRKWLVIFRDFDLDKSGAMSSYEMRLAVEAAGFKLNNRLNQILVARYAENEMVDFDNFICCLVKLEAMFRSFQQFDKEGSGEAEINVTEWLYLTMCC, encoded by the exons ATGTATCCAAGCGGAGGGATGTCTGCCACCATACAGGCCAACAGGCTACGAGCGGAAGGCATGGGCTCCAAGGAGCAGGCCATACACTTCTCCAACCAGGACTACGAGGCGCTGAAGCAGGAATGTTTGGAGTCCGGCTGCCTGTTCGAAGACTCTTATTTCCCCTGTGAGCCTCCATCCCTGGGCTTCAAGGAGCTCGCCCCCCATTCCTCCAAAACGAGGGATGTGGAGTGGATGAGGCCCACG GAACTGAAAGACGATCCTCAGTTCATTGTGGGTGGTGCCACTAGAACTGACATCTGTCAGGGAGCGCTGG GCGACTGCTGGCTCTTAGCCGCCATCGGCTCTCTCACCCTGAATGAGAGGCTTCTTCACCGGGTTGTCCCTCATGGCCAGTCCTTCCAAGATGATTATGCTGGAATCTTCCACTTTCAG TTCTGGCAGTTCGGCGAATGGGTAGATGTTGTGATAGACGACAGACTGCCTGTCAAAGACGGCGAGCTCATGTTTGTCCATTCTGCTGAGGGCAACGAATTCTGGAGTGCCCTCCTAGAGAAAGCTTACGCCAA GCTGAGTGGCTCCTACGAGGCTCTGTCCGGAGGAAGCACCACCGAAGGGTTCGAGGACTTCACAGGTGGTGTGTCTGAGATGTACGAGCTCCGCAGTGCTCCCAAAGATCTGCACAGGATAATAGGCAAAGCCGTGAAGAGAGGCTCTCTGCTGGGCTGCTCCATCGATGTAAGTGCTGCACACGCTGGCACAGCACCACGCGGATCAATGTTGCACCACCTTGAGCAAACCAACAGCATTAAAAGCCTTTCTATTTATTTCCGCGTCATTCAATGCAGTGATCATGCTTTCATATCATTGCAGATCACCAGCGCCTTCGACATGGAAGCTGTTACATTCAAGAAGCTTGTGAAGGGCCACGCCTACTCAGTCACTGGACTGAAGGAG GTTAATTTCCAAGGCAACATGGAACGCCTCATCCGAATACGTAATCCTTGGGGTCAGGTGGAGTGGACCGGTGCCTGGAGTGACAA ttctcctgAGTGGGATGAGATTGACCCGTCCGAACAAGAGGATCTGCACCTGAAGATGGAAGACGGGGAGTTTTG gATGTCTTTCGATGAATTCAAAAGGCAGTTTTCTCGGCTAGAGATCTGTAACTTGACTCCTGACGCTCTGAGCGAGGACGGTCTCGGCCACTGGAACACCAACAAGTTCTACGGCGCGTGGAGAAGAGGCAGCACCGCCGGAGGCTGCAGGAACCATGCCA ACACGTTTTGGATCAACCCTCAGTACAAGATCACGTTgctggaggaggatgatgacccAGAGGATGACGAGGTGTCGTGCAGTTTTCTAGTAGCTCTCATGCAGAAGGACCGCCGCAAATACCGGTGCCATGGCCAAGACATGCACACTATCGGCTTTGCTCTTTATGAG ATTCCAGAAGAG TACAAAGGCTGCCAGAATGTCCATTTGAAGAAAGATTTCTTTTTGAAACATTCATCGTGCGCTCGCTCTGAGACCTTCATAAACCTGCGAGAGGTGAGCACGCGGCTCCGTCTGCCCCCCGGAGAGTACCTCATCGTGCCCTCCACCTTTGCCCCCAGTCAGGAGGCTGACTTTGTCCTCAGAGTCTTCACTGAGAAGCAATCAGAAACACA AGAACTGGATGATGAAATCTCCGCTGATTTAGGAGATGAT GATGAAATAACTGAAGACGACATTGATGACTCTTTTAAGTCCATGTTCGCCCAGCTAGCAGGAGAG GACATGGAGATTTCTATTCACGAGCTTCAGACCATTCTAAACCGAGTCGTCTCCAGGC ACAAAGATCTAAAGACCGATGGCTTCAGTATGGAGTCATGCAGGACCATGATTAACCTGATGGAC AAAGATGGTAGTGCCCGTTTAGGGCTGGTGGAGTTCCAGATCCTCTGGAACAAAATCCGAAAGTGGCTg GTCATTTTTAGAGATTTTGACCTCGACAAGTCAGGGGCCATGAGCTCATATGAGATGCGTCTCGCTGTGGAGGCAGCAG GTTTTAAACTGAATAACAGACTGAACCAGATTCTGGTGGCCCGGTATGCAGAGAACGAGATGGTTGACTTTGACAACTTCATCTGCTGCCTGGTCAAGCTTGAAGCCATGTTTA GGTCTTTCCAGCAGTTTGACAAGGAGGGATCAGGAGAGGCTGAAATAAATGTCACAGAG TGGCTTTACCTGACAATGTGTTGTTGA